From Brachionichthys hirsutus isolate HB-005 chromosome 7, CSIRO-AGI_Bhir_v1, whole genome shotgun sequence, the proteins below share one genomic window:
- the eif3s6ip gene encoding eukaryotic translation initiation factor 3 subunit L isoform X1, producing MDNNETTKYDPYTFKNDYDLHTGDPKADLAHERQHEQQTYQVIPEVIKNFLQYFHKTITDLIDQKVYELQANRVSSESIEQKIYEIQDVYENSWNKLTDRFFKTSPWPGADTIASLIDSSADAVFIILYKELYYRHIYAKVSGGPTLEQRFESYYNYCNLFNYILNADGPAPLELPNQWLWDIIDEFIYQFQSFSQYRCKTAKKTEGEIEFLRSHPKIWNVHSVLNVLHSLVDKSNINRQLEVYTSGGDPESVAGEYGRHSLYKMLGYFSLVGLLRLHSLLGDYYQAIKVLENIELNKKSMYSRVPECQITTYYYVGFAYLMMRRYQDAIRVFANILLYIQRTRNMFQRSTYKYEMINKQNEQMHGLLAIALTMYPMRIDESIHTQLREKYGDKMLRMQKGDLQVFEEQFSFACPKFLSPVVPNYDDVHPNYHKEPFQQQLKVFAEEVQQQAQLSTIRSFLKLYTTMPVAKLAGFLDMSEQEFRIQLLVFKHKMKNLVWTSGISALDGEFQSASEVDFYIDKDMIHIADTKVARRYGDFFIRQIHKFEELNKTLKKMPATSTAASGTAAAR from the exons ATGGATAATAATGAGACGACCAAG taTGATCCGTACACGTTTAAAAATGACTACGACCTGCACACCG gtgaCCCCAAAGCAGATCTTGCTCATGAGCGGCAGCATGAGCAGCAGACCTACCAGGTCATCCCAGAGGTGATCAAGAACTTCTTACAGTATTTTCACAAAACGATCACCGACCTGATTGATCAGAAGGTATACGAGCTTCAGGCCAACCGTGTGTCCAGCGAGAGCATCGAGCAGAAGATCTACGAGATCCAGGATGTGTATGAGAACAG CTGGAATAAGTTGACGGACCGCTTCTTCAAGACTTCTCCCTGGCCGGGGGCTGATACCATCGCATCACTTATTGACAGCAGTGCGG ATGCTGTGTTCATCATCCTCTATAAGGAGCTGTACTACAGACACATTTACGCTAAAGTCAGC GGTGGACCAACTCTGGAGCAGCGGTTTGAATCCTACTATAATTACTGCAACCTCTTCAACTACATCCTCA ATGCTGATGGCCCCGCCCCACTGGAGCTGCCAAACCAATGGTTGTGGGACATAATTGATGAGTTTATCTACCAG TTCCAGTCCTTCAGTCAGTATCGCTGCAAGACGGCCAAAAAGACAGAAGGGGAGATTGAATTCCTGAGGAGCCACCCAAAGATCTGGAACGTCCACAGCGTCCTAAACGTCctccactctctggtggacaagaGCAACATTAACCGGCAGCTTGAGGTGTACACCAGCGGAG GAGACCCAGAGAGTGTGGCTGGAGAATACGGGCGCCACTCTCTGTACAAGATGTTGGGTTACTTCAGCCTGGTGGGGCTCCTCAGGCTTCATTCTCTGCTCGGGGATTATTACCAGGCCATCAAAGTCCTGGAGAACATCGAGCTCAACAAGAAG AGCATGTACTCTCGCGTACCCGAGTGTCAGATCACCACCTACTACTACGTGGGCTTTGCCTACCTGATGATGAGACGCTACCAGGACGCCATTCGAGTCTTTGCCAACATCCTGCTCTACATCCAGAGGACCAGGAACATGTTCCAGAGGTCTACGTACAAATATGAGATG ATTAACAAGCAGAACGAGCAGATGCACGGCCTGCTGGCCATCGCCCTCACCATGTACCCGATGCGCATTGATGAGAGCATTCACACCCAGCTGAGGGAGAAGTACGGGGACAAGATGCTGCGGATGCAAAAAGG GGACCTGCAGGTTTTTGAGGAGCAGTTCAGCTTCGCCTGCCCCAAGTTCCTGTCCCCAGTAGTGCCAAACTACGACGACGTCCACCCCAACTACCACAAAGAGCcctttcagcagcagctgaaggtgTTTgctgaggaggtgcagcagcaggCGCAGCTCTCCACTATCCGCAG TTTCCTGAAACTCTACACCACCATGCCCGTCGCTAAACTGGCAGGATTCTTGGACATGAGCGAGCAAGAGTTTCGTATTCAGCTGCTCGTCTTCAAGCACAAGATGAAGAACCTGGTGTGGACCAGCGGCATCTCGGCTCTGGACGGGGAGTTCCAGTCTGCCTCCGAGGTCGACTTTTACATCGACAAG GACATGATCCACATCGCCGACACTAAAGTCGCTCGTCGGTACGGAGACTTTTTCATCAGGCAGATCCACAAGTTTGAGGAG ttgAACAAGACACTGAAGAAGATGCCAGCCACCAGCACTGCTGCATCCGGGACTGCTGCAGCCCGATGA
- the eif3s6ip gene encoding eukaryotic translation initiation factor 3 subunit L isoform X2, with protein sequence MDNNETTKYDPYTFKNDYDLHTGDPKADLAHERQHEQQTYQVIPEVIKNFLQYFHKTITDLIDQKVYELQANRVSSESIEQKIYEIQDVYENSWNKLTDRFFKTSPWPGADTIASLIDSNAVFIILYKELYYRHIYAKVSGGPTLEQRFESYYNYCNLFNYILNADGPAPLELPNQWLWDIIDEFIYQFQSFSQYRCKTAKKTEGEIEFLRSHPKIWNVHSVLNVLHSLVDKSNINRQLEVYTSGGDPESVAGEYGRHSLYKMLGYFSLVGLLRLHSLLGDYYQAIKVLENIELNKKSMYSRVPECQITTYYYVGFAYLMMRRYQDAIRVFANILLYIQRTRNMFQRSTYKYEMINKQNEQMHGLLAIALTMYPMRIDESIHTQLREKYGDKMLRMQKGDLQVFEEQFSFACPKFLSPVVPNYDDVHPNYHKEPFQQQLKVFAEEVQQQAQLSTIRSFLKLYTTMPVAKLAGFLDMSEQEFRIQLLVFKHKMKNLVWTSGISALDGEFQSASEVDFYIDKDMIHIADTKVARRYGDFFIRQIHKFEELNKTLKKMPATSTAASGTAAAR encoded by the exons ATGGATAATAATGAGACGACCAAG taTGATCCGTACACGTTTAAAAATGACTACGACCTGCACACCG gtgaCCCCAAAGCAGATCTTGCTCATGAGCGGCAGCATGAGCAGCAGACCTACCAGGTCATCCCAGAGGTGATCAAGAACTTCTTACAGTATTTTCACAAAACGATCACCGACCTGATTGATCAGAAGGTATACGAGCTTCAGGCCAACCGTGTGTCCAGCGAGAGCATCGAGCAGAAGATCTACGAGATCCAGGATGTGTATGAGAACAG CTGGAATAAGTTGACGGACCGCTTCTTCAAGACTTCTCCCTGGCCGGGGGCTGATACCATCGCATCACTTATTGACAGCA ATGCTGTGTTCATCATCCTCTATAAGGAGCTGTACTACAGACACATTTACGCTAAAGTCAGC GGTGGACCAACTCTGGAGCAGCGGTTTGAATCCTACTATAATTACTGCAACCTCTTCAACTACATCCTCA ATGCTGATGGCCCCGCCCCACTGGAGCTGCCAAACCAATGGTTGTGGGACATAATTGATGAGTTTATCTACCAG TTCCAGTCCTTCAGTCAGTATCGCTGCAAGACGGCCAAAAAGACAGAAGGGGAGATTGAATTCCTGAGGAGCCACCCAAAGATCTGGAACGTCCACAGCGTCCTAAACGTCctccactctctggtggacaagaGCAACATTAACCGGCAGCTTGAGGTGTACACCAGCGGAG GAGACCCAGAGAGTGTGGCTGGAGAATACGGGCGCCACTCTCTGTACAAGATGTTGGGTTACTTCAGCCTGGTGGGGCTCCTCAGGCTTCATTCTCTGCTCGGGGATTATTACCAGGCCATCAAAGTCCTGGAGAACATCGAGCTCAACAAGAAG AGCATGTACTCTCGCGTACCCGAGTGTCAGATCACCACCTACTACTACGTGGGCTTTGCCTACCTGATGATGAGACGCTACCAGGACGCCATTCGAGTCTTTGCCAACATCCTGCTCTACATCCAGAGGACCAGGAACATGTTCCAGAGGTCTACGTACAAATATGAGATG ATTAACAAGCAGAACGAGCAGATGCACGGCCTGCTGGCCATCGCCCTCACCATGTACCCGATGCGCATTGATGAGAGCATTCACACCCAGCTGAGGGAGAAGTACGGGGACAAGATGCTGCGGATGCAAAAAGG GGACCTGCAGGTTTTTGAGGAGCAGTTCAGCTTCGCCTGCCCCAAGTTCCTGTCCCCAGTAGTGCCAAACTACGACGACGTCCACCCCAACTACCACAAAGAGCcctttcagcagcagctgaaggtgTTTgctgaggaggtgcagcagcaggCGCAGCTCTCCACTATCCGCAG TTTCCTGAAACTCTACACCACCATGCCCGTCGCTAAACTGGCAGGATTCTTGGACATGAGCGAGCAAGAGTTTCGTATTCAGCTGCTCGTCTTCAAGCACAAGATGAAGAACCTGGTGTGGACCAGCGGCATCTCGGCTCTGGACGGGGAGTTCCAGTCTGCCTCCGAGGTCGACTTTTACATCGACAAG GACATGATCCACATCGCCGACACTAAAGTCGCTCGTCGGTACGGAGACTTTTTCATCAGGCAGATCCACAAGTTTGAGGAG ttgAACAAGACACTGAAGAAGATGCCAGCCACCAGCACTGCTGCATCCGGGACTGCTGCAGCCCGATGA
- the smoc2 gene encoding SPARC-related modular calcium-binding protein 2, producing MRVSPVLVFLSLLCAGCAQKFSALTFLRVDQDKECNMECSGTPRKPLCASDGRTFTSRCEFLRAKCRDPQLEVIRGSCKDTSRCVAEKKYTEQQAKKLFPQVFVPVCNPDGTYSEVQCHSYTGYCWCVTPNGRPISGSAVANKKPRCQGSKQERSTTREPGKADETGLVVDPHPAADEEDIISQYPTLWTEQVRSRQNNRTRATSSSCDQEQQSAQEEARQHKNDAVFVPDCAQGGLYKPVQCHPSTGYCWCVLVDTGRPIPGTSTRYEQPKCDGNARAHPTKPKDHYRSRHLQGCPGAKKTEFLTSVLDALSTDMVHAVTDPASAGRMAEPDPSHTLEERVVHWYFSQLDKNSSGDIGKKEIKPFKRFLRKKAKPKKCVKKFVEYCDISNDKALSLQELMGCLGVTKEDGAKPGEGLTSSKLNPSKKQG from the exons ATGCGCGTCTCGCCAGTGCTggttttcctctctctgttgTGCGCTGGATGCGCTCAGAAGTTCTCCGCCCTCACG TTCCTGCGGGTGGATCAGGATAAGGAGTGCAACATGGAATGCAGTGGAACTCCTCGCAAGCCCCTGTGCGCCTCCGACGGCCGGACCTTCACATCTCGCTGCGAGTTCCTCCGAGCCAAGTGCCGCGACCCTCAGCTGGAGGTCATCCGGGGGTCGTGCAAAG ATACATCCAGATGTGTGGCAGAGAAAAAGTACACAGAGCAGCAGGCCAAGAAGCTCTTTCCCCAGGTCTTTGTGCCGGTGTGCAACCCTGACGGAACATATAGTGag GTTCAGTGCCACAGCTATACCGGATACTGTTGGTGTGTCACCCCCAATGGTCGACCAATTAGTGGCTCAGCGGTAGCCAATAAAAAGCCCCGATGCCAAG GCTCAAAACAAGAGAGATCGACTACAAGAGAACCAGGTAAAGCAG ATGAGACTGGCCTAGTGGTGGATCCACACCCCGCTGCTGATGAAGAAG ACATCATTTCCCAGTACCCGACTCTGTGGACGGAGCAGGTTCGCAGCCGACAGAACAATCGAACCAGAGCAACGT CCTCATCATGCGACCAGGAGCAGCAGTCCGCCCAGGAAGAGGCAAGGCAACACAAGAACGATGCCGTGTTCGTGCCAGATTGTGCCCAAGGAGGGCTGTACAAGCCGGTCCAATGCCACCCCTCCACCGGCTACTGCTGGTGTGTGCTGGTGGACACCGGCCGGCCCATACCTGGGACCTCCACCAG GTATGAGCAGCCAAAGTGTGATGGAAATGCCAGGGCCCACCCAACCAAACCTAAGGACCATTACAGAAGCAGACATCTCCAAG GCTGTCCCGgggcaaagaaaacagagttcctGACAAGTGTGCTTGACGCGTTGTCGACAGACATGGTGCACGCTGTCACGGATCCAGCGTCTGCTGGAAG GATGGCAGAGCCCGACCCCAGCCACACCTTAGAGGAGAGGGTGGTGCACTGGTATTTCAGCCAGTTGGACAAAAACTCCAGCGGAGATATAGGAAAAAAGGAGATCAAGCCTTTCAAACGCTTCCTGCGCAAGAAAGCCAAGCCAAAGAAGTGCGTGAAGAAATTTGTGGAGTACTGCGACATTAGCAACGACAAGGCGCTGTCTCTGCAGGAGCTGATGGGGTGCCTCGGGGTCACCAAAGAAGACG GGGCCAAGCCTGGAGAAGGTTTAACTTCCAGTAAACTA AATCCCTCGAAGAAGCAAGGCTAA